The following are encoded in a window of Methanorbis rubei genomic DNA:
- a CDS encoding 2-isopropylmalate synthase, protein MKNDDSTVSRGYQSDRVYIFDTTLRDGEQSPGATMTLQEKVRLARQLELLGVDIIEAGFPAASPGDFEAVRAVSKTVTNCQVAGLCRAVAADIDRAWEALKHAANPRIHVFLATSPIHMEHKLRKTPEQVLEMAKTAILHAASLTKNVEFSAEDASRSELPFLAKVVETVIDAGATTVNIPDTVGYIQPEEYGNIIRYLTENVKNINKAVISVHCHDDLGLAVANSLAAVKAGARQIECTINGIGERAGNTAMDEVVMNLNVRHDYYQCSCGIITEQIYPTARTLSHIIGMPIPANKAIVGANAFAHESGIHQDGVLKCRETYEIMDAAAIGKTGNDMVLGKHSGRHAIKAKVEELGYTLNDDQITIVSDAVKKLADIKKEIFSEDVEAIVLEEIFRMPDKFKLKYLQVHAGNGPIPPNASVIMEINGEDKQLHNFGVGPIDAVFNTIGTISGCKPDLEQFSVNAITGGTDAQGEVTVRLRRNNYTAIGRGADPDILVAAGKAYVNALNRLAKKVEENHA, encoded by the coding sequence ATGAAAAACGATGACTCTACCGTATCCAGAGGATACCAGTCGGATCGTGTCTATATCTTTGACACAACGCTCCGTGACGGCGAACAATCTCCCGGCGCAACCATGACCCTACAGGAAAAGGTGCGCCTCGCCCGTCAACTTGAGCTACTCGGCGTAGATATTATCGAAGCAGGATTCCCTGCCGCAAGCCCTGGCGACTTTGAAGCAGTTCGTGCAGTCTCAAAGACCGTCACCAACTGTCAGGTCGCAGGACTCTGCCGGGCGGTTGCCGCAGACATCGACCGTGCATGGGAAGCCCTCAAACATGCAGCCAACCCGAGAATCCATGTGTTCCTGGCAACCAGCCCGATTCACATGGAACACAAACTCAGAAAAACTCCTGAACAAGTTCTTGAGATGGCAAAAACTGCCATCCTGCACGCAGCATCACTCACCAAAAACGTTGAGTTCTCTGCCGAAGACGCGTCCCGCAGCGAACTCCCGTTCCTTGCAAAAGTCGTCGAGACCGTCATTGACGCAGGAGCCACAACCGTCAACATCCCTGACACGGTAGGATACATCCAGCCTGAAGAGTATGGAAACATCATCCGCTACCTCACAGAAAACGTCAAAAATATCAACAAAGCAGTAATCTCTGTTCACTGCCATGACGACCTCGGCCTCGCCGTTGCAAACAGCCTTGCCGCAGTAAAAGCAGGCGCTCGTCAGATCGAATGCACCATCAACGGCATTGGTGAACGTGCCGGCAACACCGCAATGGACGAAGTTGTCATGAACCTCAACGTCCGTCACGATTATTATCAGTGCAGTTGCGGCATCATCACCGAACAGATCTATCCAACCGCACGAACCCTTTCCCACATTATCGGAATGCCAATACCAGCAAACAAAGCAATTGTCGGTGCCAACGCATTCGCTCACGAATCCGGCATTCATCAGGACGGCGTCCTCAAATGCCGCGAGACATATGAGATCATGGACGCAGCCGCTATTGGAAAAACCGGCAACGACATGGTCTTAGGCAAACACTCAGGTCGTCACGCAATCAAAGCCAAAGTCGAAGAACTCGGCTACACCTTAAACGACGATCAGATAACAATCGTCTCAGACGCAGTCAAAAAACTCGCAGACATCAAAAAAGAGATCTTCTCCGAAGACGTCGAAGCAATCGTCCTTGAAGAAATCTTCCGGATGCCTGACAAGTTCAAACTCAAATACCTGCAGGTCCACGCAGGCAACGGCCCCATTCCACCGAATGCCAGCGTCATCATGGAAATAAACGGCGAAGACAAACAGCTGCACAACTTCGGTGTAGGACCAATCGACGCAGTCTTCAACACTATTGGTACCATCTCAGGATGTAAACCTGACCTCGAACAGTTCTCAGTAAATGCAATTACTGGCGGAACCGATGCACAGGGAGAAGTAACCGTCCGCCTGAGAAGAAACAACTACACTGCAATCGGCAGAGGAGCAGACCCTGACATCCTCGTTGCCGCAGGAAAAGCCTACGTGAACGCACTCAACCGCCTCGCCAAAAAAGTGGAGGAAAACCATGCATAG
- the leuC gene encoding 3-isopropylmalate dehydratase large subunit: MHRTIAEKILQSKTDQKITGPGQIVRCKLSLVLANDITAPLAIKSFREMGANKVFDKDKVVFVCDHFTPNKDIDSAEQVSVTRSFAQEMGITHYYEGGNCGIEHALLPEEGLVGPWDLVIGADSHTCTYGGIGAFSTGMGSTDIAAGMVLGENWFKVPPSIKVDLHGKMGKYVQGKDVILKLIGTIGVSGALYKALEFGGSGVDKMSIESRLTIANMAIEAGAKAGLFPADKKTLKYTRKAGRSDEEIKPDKFAMYESEIDMEIKGMAPQVALPHLPENVKGVDEVGELEIHQAVIGSCTNGRIEDMRQAADILRGRKVDKHVRCIIIPATPRVWSDCVHEGLMQVFIDAGAIISPPTCGPCLGGHMGILAKGERAISTTNRNFRGRMGSLDSEVILSNPAVAAASAVTGRVTDPRSL, encoded by the coding sequence ATGCATAGAACCATCGCAGAAAAAATTCTTCAGTCTAAAACCGACCAGAAGATCACCGGCCCCGGCCAGATCGTCAGATGCAAACTCTCACTCGTTCTTGCAAATGACATCACTGCCCCCCTGGCAATCAAATCTTTCCGGGAAATGGGAGCAAACAAAGTTTTTGACAAAGACAAAGTCGTCTTTGTCTGCGACCACTTCACCCCGAACAAAGACATCGACTCAGCCGAACAGGTCAGCGTGACCCGCAGTTTCGCTCAGGAGATGGGAATCACCCACTACTATGAAGGAGGCAACTGCGGAATTGAGCATGCCCTCCTTCCCGAAGAGGGACTCGTTGGTCCCTGGGACCTTGTTATCGGAGCTGACAGTCATACCTGTACGTATGGCGGTATCGGCGCATTCTCAACGGGAATGGGTTCAACCGATATCGCAGCCGGCATGGTTCTTGGTGAGAACTGGTTCAAAGTTCCGCCAAGCATCAAAGTTGATCTCCACGGCAAAATGGGAAAGTACGTACAAGGCAAAGACGTAATCCTGAAACTTATCGGAACAATCGGCGTGTCCGGCGCTCTCTACAAGGCTCTTGAGTTTGGCGGATCCGGTGTTGACAAGATGTCGATCGAAAGCCGTCTCACAATTGCCAACATGGCAATCGAAGCAGGTGCAAAAGCCGGACTCTTCCCAGCCGACAAGAAGACGCTGAAGTACACCCGCAAAGCCGGACGCAGTGATGAGGAGATCAAACCTGACAAGTTTGCGATGTACGAGTCAGAGATTGATATGGAGATCAAAGGGATGGCTCCACAGGTAGCTCTCCCGCACCTGCCGGAGAATGTGAAAGGAGTCGACGAAGTCGGCGAGCTGGAAATTCACCAAGCGGTTATCGGCAGCTGCACAAACGGAAGAATCGAGGATATGCGTCAGGCAGCAGATATTCTCCGCGGCAGAAAGGTGGACAAACATGTCCGCTGCATTATCATTCCGGCAACTCCCCGCGTATGGAGCGACTGCGTGCACGAAGGGCTGATGCAGGTGTTTATCGATGCGGGAGCGATCATCTCCCCGCCAACCTGTGGCCCTTGTCTGGGCGGCCACATGGGAATTCTCGCCAAAGGCGAGCGGGCAATCTCCACAACGAACCGCAACTTCCGCGGCAGGATGGGATCGCTTGATTCAGAAGTTATTCTGTCCAATCCTGCGGTCGCTGCGGCAAGTGCTGTTACCGGTCGGGTTACTGATCCAAGGAGTCTGTAA
- the leuD gene encoding 3-isopropylmalate dehydratase small subunit (catalyzes the isomerization between 2-isopropylmalate and 3-isopropylmalate in leucine biosynthesis), whose translation MEYKGKAHVVGENIDTDAIIPARFLVTTDEAELGRHCMSGLEENWVSRVSKGDIMVAGENFGCGSSREHAPVAIKGAGIPVVIAHSFARIFYRNAFNTGLILLEVGDEYQKISDGEMLTVDTEKGTITTAEGVVISCSPVPSFMQEILDAGGLVGYVRKQIGAE comes from the coding sequence ATGGAGTATAAAGGCAAAGCCCACGTTGTCGGGGAAAATATTGATACGGATGCAATTATTCCGGCACGGTTCCTGGTAACTACTGACGAGGCAGAGCTCGGCAGACACTGCATGTCCGGCCTTGAAGAGAACTGGGTCTCCCGCGTCTCGAAGGGAGATATTATGGTTGCGGGCGAGAACTTCGGCTGCGGTTCGTCCCGCGAACATGCGCCTGTCGCAATTAAAGGTGCGGGCATTCCGGTTGTGATCGCCCACAGTTTTGCGAGAATTTTCTACCGCAATGCGTTCAATACCGGACTGATTCTGCTTGAGGTCGGCGATGAGTATCAGAAGATCTCTGACGGCGAGATGCTGACTGTTGATACCGAGAAGGGAACGATCACAACAGCAGAAGGCGTTGTCATCTCCTGTTCTCCGGTTCCTTCATTTATGCAGGAGATTTTGGATGCCGGCGGGCTTGTTGGGTATGTGAGAAAACAGATCGGGGCTGAGTAA
- the leuB gene encoding 3-isopropylmalate dehydrogenase, translated as MGSYKIAVLPGDGIGPEVVAEAVKVLSIVGKKFHHSFDLRYADFGGAAIDSSGVPFPPATQEVCMSSDAVLFGAVGGPKWDTLDPAIRPEKGLLALRKAAGAFANLRPAKLFSELADACYLRPDIVANGIDILVVRELIGDVYFGEPSGIEVRDGERVGFSNMIYAEHEIRRVAEVAFETAMKRGKRLCSVDKANVLAVSRLWREVVTEVAKGYPEVELSHMYVDNAAMQLVRNPAAFDVIVTGNLFGDILSDEAAAITGSIGMLPSASVGGANTPGLYEPVHGSAPDIAGQNLANPVATILSLAMLLRYSLNLSAEADAVEAAVAAVLAKGYRTGDIYRDGMKRVGCTEMGQLICDAV; from the coding sequence GTGGGAAGCTACAAAATTGCGGTTCTGCCGGGCGATGGTATCGGTCCTGAGGTTGTTGCTGAGGCGGTGAAGGTTCTTTCAATCGTTGGGAAGAAATTCCATCACTCGTTTGATCTGCGGTATGCGGACTTTGGCGGTGCGGCGATTGATTCATCCGGCGTTCCGTTTCCGCCTGCGACGCAGGAGGTCTGCATGAGTTCAGACGCGGTTCTTTTTGGTGCGGTTGGCGGACCGAAATGGGATACGCTTGATCCGGCTATCCGGCCGGAGAAGGGACTTCTTGCGCTGCGAAAAGCTGCCGGAGCGTTTGCGAACCTGCGTCCTGCGAAACTGTTTTCCGAGTTAGCGGATGCATGTTATCTGCGGCCTGATATTGTGGCGAACGGGATTGATATTCTGGTTGTCCGCGAGCTTATCGGGGATGTTTACTTCGGTGAGCCGTCAGGGATTGAGGTTCGTGACGGCGAGCGGGTCGGTTTTTCGAATATGATTTATGCGGAGCATGAGATCCGCCGTGTGGCTGAGGTCGCGTTTGAGACGGCGATGAAGCGAGGCAAGCGGTTGTGTTCGGTTGATAAGGCGAATGTGCTGGCGGTGTCACGGCTCTGGCGCGAGGTGGTGACAGAAGTTGCCAAAGGGTATCCGGAAGTGGAGCTGTCCCATATGTATGTGGATAATGCGGCGATGCAGCTGGTGAGAAATCCTGCGGCGTTTGATGTGATTGTGACGGGTAATTTGTTCGGCGATATTTTGTCGGATGAGGCTGCGGCGATTACGGGATCGATTGGGATGCTGCCGTCCGCATCGGTTGGGGGAGCGAATACTCCGGGTCTTTACGAACCGGTTCACGGGTCTGCTCCTGATATTGCGGGGCAGAATCTTGCAAATCCGGTTGCAACGATTCTGTCTCTTGCGATGCTTCTGCGGTATTCGCTGAATCTTTCAGCAGAGGCTGACGCGGTTGAGGCTGCGGTTGCTGCAGTTTTAGCGAAAGGTTACCGGACAGGAGATATCTACCGCGATGGAATGAAGCGGGTAGGCTGCACTGAGATGGGGCAGCTGATCTGTGACGCGGTGTGA
- a CDS encoding DEAD/DEAH box helicase, protein MPYVSHPNIPPDTIEERAYQTNIARHALDGNTLVVLPTGMGKTAVALRVAAERLSIGKILMLAPTKPLVEQHYRYFSKNLLLEEGDVAMFTGSNSPAKRIEMWGTAKLCISTPEVIKNDLIAERYSLRDVSLLIVDECHRTVGNYAYVFIAERYAATATQPLILGMTASPGSDPEMVAEICGHLSVSIVESRVETDADVRAYVHEREIEYRSVDLPEDLWLALSVLNSMIDDRLVTLTDLNYRVPRREALSMKALNGVMAQIQTRMHERDRTAYTAMSVHAELMKLKHGVTMAESQGTTALKAYLMRLESEGASGAGSKASKRICSDERFQRLLALADNWKKELHPKADEVVRIVRDQLVEDAESRVIVFATYRDGVSMLVHHLAEAGVPAIRFVGQASRDTEKGLSQKEQIEAIRQFREGKYHVLVATSVGEEGLDIPSTDLVVFYESVPSEVRSIQRKGRTGRNSSGKIIVLITKGTTDETFRWVSSTREKQMQKGVKAMRSGNVPLPTPDPAKAQMTLADAVLRAAASSAESDDAERPAIVIDNREMSSKVAEHLSNLGAKITLAALPVGDYAIGDRVLVERKTAQDFVDTLVDRDLFGQVKSLAESASRPVLIVEGGSIADLYELRNIHPNAIRNTLASIAVDFDVSLVFTRDAEETAGMLYAFARRDLGEAKSERSFHRHKSARSGREELEYILTAVPEVGPKSARDILSAFGTLRAVFSATAGELMQVKGVGEKTAGGIVGAAERKYE, encoded by the coding sequence ATGCCCTACGTCAGCCATCCCAATATCCCTCCGGACACCATCGAAGAGCGTGCATACCAGACCAACATCGCCAGACACGCACTTGACGGCAACACCCTGGTCGTTCTTCCGACAGGAATGGGAAAAACCGCAGTCGCCCTTCGCGTCGCTGCCGAGAGGCTCTCAATCGGCAAAATTCTCATGCTCGCCCCGACCAAACCCTTAGTCGAGCAGCACTACCGCTACTTCTCCAAAAATCTTCTCCTCGAAGAAGGCGACGTCGCCATGTTTACCGGCAGCAATTCGCCGGCAAAACGAATCGAGATGTGGGGAACAGCGAAGTTGTGTATCTCAACGCCTGAAGTCATCAAAAATGATCTCATCGCTGAACGCTACTCGCTCCGCGACGTCTCGCTCTTAATCGTCGACGAGTGCCACAGAACTGTCGGCAACTATGCCTACGTCTTCATCGCCGAACGTTACGCCGCAACCGCAACTCAGCCGCTTATCCTTGGCATGACCGCGTCTCCCGGTTCTGACCCTGAGATGGTCGCTGAAATCTGCGGACATCTCTCGGTCAGCATCGTTGAAAGCCGTGTTGAGACTGACGCAGACGTTCGTGCTTACGTCCATGAACGGGAGATCGAGTACCGGTCGGTTGATCTGCCCGAAGACCTCTGGCTTGCCTTGAGCGTTTTAAACAGCATGATCGATGACCGGCTCGTAACTCTCACCGATCTCAACTACCGCGTCCCCCGACGTGAAGCGCTTTCCATGAAAGCGCTAAACGGCGTCATGGCACAGATTCAGACCAGAATGCATGAACGCGACCGCACAGCCTACACTGCAATGTCAGTGCATGCCGAGCTGATGAAGCTCAAGCACGGCGTAACAATGGCTGAATCGCAGGGAACAACCGCGTTGAAAGCGTATCTGATGCGGCTCGAAAGCGAAGGAGCGTCTGGGGCTGGAAGCAAAGCAAGCAAACGCATCTGTTCGGACGAACGCTTCCAGCGCCTGCTTGCCCTTGCAGACAACTGGAAGAAGGAACTGCATCCCAAAGCTGACGAAGTGGTGAGAATCGTCCGCGACCAACTGGTTGAGGACGCTGAATCCAGAGTGATTGTGTTCGCAACCTACCGCGACGGAGTCTCGATGCTGGTGCACCATCTGGCAGAAGCAGGAGTTCCTGCGATCCGGTTCGTGGGCCAGGCATCCCGCGACACCGAGAAAGGTCTGTCGCAGAAGGAACAGATCGAAGCGATCCGCCAGTTCCGCGAAGGAAAGTATCATGTGCTGGTCGCAACCTCGGTTGGTGAGGAGGGTCTTGATATTCCGTCCACTGATCTCGTCGTCTTTTACGAGTCGGTGCCTTCCGAGGTGCGGAGTATTCAGCGAAAGGGGCGGACCGGCAGGAACTCGTCAGGAAAGATCATCGTTCTGATCACGAAAGGGACGACTGATGAAACCTTCCGTTGGGTGAGCAGCACCCGCGAGAAGCAGATGCAGAAAGGCGTGAAGGCGATGCGCAGCGGAAATGTTCCGCTTCCAACACCCGATCCTGCAAAAGCCCAGATGACGCTTGCTGACGCTGTCCTTCGGGCAGCCGCATCGTCTGCGGAATCGGATGATGCTGAGCGTCCTGCAATCGTTATCGATAATCGGGAGATGTCTTCCAAGGTTGCCGAGCATCTCAGCAATCTCGGCGCAAAGATTACGCTTGCGGCTTTGCCGGTCGGAGACTACGCCATTGGTGACCGGGTTCTTGTTGAACGAAAGACTGCGCAGGATTTTGTGGATACGCTTGTCGACCGGGATCTGTTTGGTCAGGTAAAAAGTCTTGCGGAGTCTGCGTCCAGACCGGTTCTGATTGTTGAGGGAGGTTCGATTGCGGATCTGTATGAGCTGAGAAATATTCATCCGAATGCGATCCGCAACACGCTTGCGTCAATTGCGGTGGACTTTGACGTGTCGCTCGTGTTTACGCGGGATGCGGAGGAGACTGCCGGCATGCTGTATGCGTTTGCCCGCAGGGATCTGGGCGAGGCAAAGTCTGAGCGGAGTTTCCACCGCCACAAGTCTGCACGAAGCGGAAGAGAGGAGCTTGAGTATATTTTAACGGCTGTGCCTGAGGTCGGACCAAAATCTGCACGCGATATTTTGTCGGCGTTTGGAACGCTTCGTGCGGTGTTTTCGGCAACTGCTGGGGAGCTGATGCAGGTGAAAGGGGTCGGGGAAAAGACTGCGGGCGGTATTGTGGGTGCGGCTGAGCGGAAGTATGAGTGA
- a CDS encoding NAD-dependent epimerase/dehydratase family protein → MSFNEINEIISKITPSYYEGKRALVTGGAGFLGSWMCESLLALGANVVCLDNYSSGREENIVHLQSNPNFTMIVQDVSKDLSLDDPFDYVFHLASRAGPFEFAEFPIEIIRSNTIGTMHALEIATKNHAKFLFTSTSETYGEPSVFPTPETYRGNVNAVGPRGCYDEAKRCGEALCMAYLRQKGVDVRIARIFNTYGPRIRADGIYGRVIPRFMDQIVHEQPVTIFGDGSQTRCFCYVTDTVVGLLRLAAYDGCTGEVVNIGSSHEMTILELAKMIYTICDKEENLTYHPMPQDDPTRRLPDVSKAENMLGWKADVTPEIGISRLLVYGTETL, encoded by the coding sequence GTGAGTTTTAATGAAATTAACGAAATTATCTCAAAGATAACTCCCTCATATTATGAGGGAAAAAGAGCCCTGGTAACCGGAGGTGCAGGTTTTCTTGGCTCATGGATGTGCGAGTCCCTTTTGGCACTTGGCGCAAACGTAGTCTGTCTTGATAACTACTCCAGCGGTCGCGAAGAAAATATAGTTCATCTTCAATCCAATCCGAACTTTACTATGATAGTGCAGGATGTTTCTAAGGATTTATCTCTCGATGACCCATTTGATTATGTGTTCCACCTCGCATCTCGTGCTGGACCATTTGAGTTTGCTGAGTTCCCTATTGAGATTATCCGATCGAATACTATCGGGACAATGCATGCTCTTGAGATTGCCACAAAAAATCATGCAAAGTTTTTGTTTACATCAACGAGTGAAACATATGGGGAACCGTCTGTTTTTCCGACACCGGAAACTTACCGAGGGAATGTGAATGCAGTTGGTCCTCGGGGATGTTATGATGAAGCGAAGCGGTGCGGAGAGGCATTGTGTATGGCATATCTTCGCCAGAAAGGTGTTGATGTCAGGATTGCACGAATTTTCAACACATATGGCCCGAGAATTCGTGCGGATGGTATCTATGGACGGGTTATCCCGCGTTTTATGGATCAGATTGTGCATGAGCAACCAGTAACGATATTTGGTGATGGATCACAAACGCGGTGTTTCTGTTACGTGACAGATACTGTTGTCGGTCTGTTGCGTTTGGCAGCGTATGACGGATGTACTGGGGAAGTGGTGAATATTGGCAGTTCTCATGAGATGACAATTCTGGAGCTTGCCAAAATGATTTATACGATATGTGATAAAGAGGAAAATCTTACTTATCATCCGATGCCTCAGGACGATCCGACTCGGAGACTGCCGGATGTTAGTAAAGCAGAAAATATGTTGGGGTGGAAGGCTGATGTTACACCCGAGATCGGGATTTCAAGATTATTAGTATATGGGACTGAAACATTATGA
- the galU gene encoding UTP--glucose-1-phosphate uridylyltransferase GalU, whose protein sequence is MLVKQVTKAVIPAAGWGTRFFPMTKAQPKEMLPVVDKPVIQYVVEEAVASGCDDILIITGRNKRAIEDHFDSSLELEYHLTQSGDQKLLLENKQLSELADIHFIRQKEQRGLGDAILYAEHHCGDEPFAVLLGDTICVPHAGQKPCTAQMSDAYTGYTQPIIVVEPVAMEKIRDYGIIAGDRIDDTHYRITDIVEKPEPEDAPSNLGAIGRYLLTPEIFDLLKETKPGKKGEIQLTDALRKFQASIGLVTACTRYDIGDKPGWMKSNLELTLKHSVFGPILREGLLKGGQCEF, encoded by the coding sequence ATGCTGGTGAAACAGGTAACGAAAGCTGTGATTCCTGCTGCCGGATGGGGCACCAGATTTTTTCCGATGACCAAAGCTCAGCCAAAGGAAATGTTACCAGTCGTGGATAAACCAGTTATTCAGTATGTTGTGGAAGAGGCTGTGGCATCCGGTTGCGATGATATTCTTATTATTACTGGAAGGAACAAACGAGCTATCGAAGATCACTTTGATTCATCATTAGAGTTGGAATATCATCTCACACAGTCTGGAGATCAGAAGCTATTATTGGAAAACAAGCAACTCTCAGAACTTGCAGATATACATTTTATCCGACAGAAGGAACAACGTGGACTTGGTGACGCGATTCTCTACGCTGAGCATCACTGTGGTGACGAGCCGTTTGCAGTATTGTTGGGTGACACCATCTGTGTTCCTCACGCAGGACAGAAGCCCTGTACCGCTCAAATGTCTGACGCTTATACTGGATACACCCAACCGATCATCGTCGTTGAGCCAGTGGCAATGGAAAAAATTCGTGATTACGGAATTATTGCAGGTGACCGTATCGATGATACCCATTATCGAATTACTGATATTGTGGAGAAACCCGAACCGGAAGATGCTCCGTCGAATTTGGGAGCAATTGGCAGATATCTACTGACTCCCGAAATATTTGATCTATTGAAGGAAACAAAACCTGGAAAGAAAGGAGAAATTCAATTGACGGACGCTCTTCGAAAATTTCAGGCTTCTATTGGACTTGTTACGGCATGTACCAGATATGATATCGGTGACAAGCCTGGGTGGATGAAATCCAATCTGGAATTGACTTTGAAACATTCTGTGTTTGGTCCTATATTACGAGAAGGACTTCTGAAGGGTGGTCAATGTGAGTTTTAA
- a CDS encoding UDP-glucose/GDP-mannose dehydrogenase family protein, protein MVSQMNKYLYITIIGGGYVGLVTGTCLAHLGHDVTIVDIDETKINAINSAIPPIYENGLSELLKNHIGKNLRASTEYTSVSESDVIFIAVGTPPNPDGSANLSYIRSAAENIANQLVKHSTPYPVIVVKSTVPPGTTQNIVRPVLASKLPEQSFDCCMNPEFLREGRAIDDFLHPDRIVLGTTDERTLNVMKNVYSGLDVPVLTTGSTAAEMIKYTANAFLATKISFSNEIGNLCKQLDVDVYEVMKGVGLDHRISPHFLNAGAGFGGSCFPKDVSALAALSETAGVHPILLQAVLAVNESQPLQMIRILERHLPDLKEKRIAVLGLAFKDNTDDIRESRSIPVIASLLGKNAVPVCYDPMAGENMKHVFPNVLYCNSAREALINADACLVMTEWSEFSQLSEEFDGMKSRIIIDGRHILTISDAEGVCW, encoded by the coding sequence ATGGTAAGTCAAATGAATAAATACCTGTATATTACGATAATCGGCGGCGGTTACGTAGGATTGGTAACCGGAACGTGCCTTGCACATCTCGGTCATGATGTAACGATTGTTGATATCGACGAAACTAAAATTAACGCAATAAATTCTGCTATCCCCCCAATCTATGAAAATGGTCTCTCTGAACTTCTGAAAAACCATATTGGTAAAAATCTCCGTGCCTCTACTGAGTACACATCAGTATCTGAGAGTGACGTGATATTCATAGCTGTCGGAACCCCACCAAACCCTGACGGTAGTGCAAATCTATCCTATATTCGCTCTGCTGCAGAAAATATTGCCAACCAACTTGTCAAACACTCTACACCTTATCCGGTTATTGTTGTAAAGAGCACTGTCCCTCCCGGCACAACCCAAAATATTGTTCGTCCGGTTCTTGCATCAAAATTACCGGAACAGTCCTTTGACTGTTGTATGAATCCTGAATTCCTTCGTGAAGGAAGGGCAATCGATGACTTTCTGCATCCCGACAGAATCGTTCTTGGCACGACAGACGAACGAACTCTGAACGTAATGAAAAATGTCTATTCTGGTTTGGACGTTCCAGTACTCACTACCGGCAGTACTGCCGCTGAAATGATTAAATACACCGCGAATGCATTTCTCGCTACAAAAATATCTTTTTCCAATGAAATCGGGAATCTCTGCAAACAGTTAGATGTGGACGTCTATGAAGTGATGAAAGGCGTTGGTCTTGATCATCGTATTTCACCCCACTTTCTGAATGCCGGTGCAGGCTTCGGCGGCAGTTGTTTCCCAAAAGATGTTTCGGCACTCGCTGCATTATCCGAAACAGCGGGAGTGCATCCAATTCTTCTTCAAGCTGTACTTGCTGTGAATGAATCACAGCCCCTGCAAATGATCCGAATTTTAGAGCGACATCTTCCTGATCTGAAAGAAAAACGAATTGCTGTCCTTGGGCTTGCCTTCAAGGATAATACTGATGACATTCGGGAATCCAGATCCATACCAGTTATTGCATCTCTGCTTGGCAAAAACGCCGTACCTGTCTGCTATGATCCAATGGCAGGAGAAAATATGAAACATGTCTTCCCAAATGTTCTCTACTGTAATTCCGCAAGAGAGGCATTGATAAATGCTGATGCCTGCCTTGTAATGACAGAATGGTCTGAATTTTCACAGCTAAGCGAAGAGTTCGACGGCATGAAATCCCGAATTATTATTGATGGAAGACATATTCTTACTATTTCTGATGCAGAAGGTGTATGCTGGTGA